ttactctctccatttcttcattactcttctttttattttccggAGATTTTTCTCTTTGCCTTTGTTATTTGCTGCTTTTGCTGCAGCTACAGTGTAAGTTTGATTTTCTGGGTTCCTTCAAACTCCAAAATCTCGCGTCGCTTTTTGCTTCAGAATCGATTTGTTCTTGTTACTTCGATCTGTTGTTCTTTTTAACTCTGTGCATGATTCAATTTCGTGTTCGTAACCTGTTTTTTGCTGCTTGTTTAGTTCGACAATTAGGTAAAAAAATGACGATCCCTAAAACTTATGATCCTTTTAATCTTCGTTTAGCTACTTCGTTCGAGATCATCTAGGGCTTTTGTTGCTTCATcgattttgggttttgatttactgtaaatgttttggttttgtttatgtaatcTAAGCATGTACCAATGATTCATGAGTGATCATGTTTGTTATAGGAGCAGAACTGATGTGAAGTGTGTAttttgaatgtgtttttggttttgtacaGAGAATCTTGTGTTTTTGTGGTGGGGAGGTGAGATTTCTTATGACGGGGAAGCGATCAAAGACTAATTGCAGATCTGCTTCTCACAAGCTCTTCAAGGATAAGGCTAAGAACCGTGTTGATGATTTGCAAGGCATGCTTTTGGATCTTCAGTTTGCGAGGAAAGAGAGTAGGCCTACTGATGTTACTCTTCTTGAGGAGCAAGTGAATCAGATGCTTCGTGAGTGGAAATCTGAGCTCAATGAGCCTTCTCCAGCTTCATCCTTGCAACAAGTATGCTTTCGTTTGTTTCAAATTTGCAatcttgttgtttcttctgaCTTGCATGGGtgatttagttttctttgttgtttcagTCATTGTTAGCTGtgtcattttgttttgcttaagCAGGGTGGTACTCTGGGGTCTTTCTCATCAGATATTTGTCGGCTGCTGCAGCTCTgtgatgaggaagatgatgctACCAGCAAATTAGCTGCCCCCAAGCCCGAGCCTGCTGATCAGAATCTCGAAGCTGGCAAAGCTGCTGTCTTCCAAAGGGTGAGTTGCTCTTTAGAACCAGTTTTTAATGGTGCTTTAGTTGTGTTTGGAGtccattattttgtttaaatactGAGATCGTGGTGAAAGTTTTCAGGGATACAATTTGGTTCAGGGGAAGTCAGAACATGGATTACCATTGGTTGATAATTGCAAAGATTTGTCCTTAGCAGCTGGTAACAATTTCGATGGAACGGCTCCTTTGGAGTATCATCAGCAGTATGATCTGCAACAAGAGTTTGAACCAAACTTCAATGGTGGTTTCAACAATTGTCCCAGTTATGGTGTAGTAGAGGGTCCTATACATATCTCTAATTTTATCCCGACTATTTGTCCTCCACCCTCTGCATTCTTGGGTCCAAAATGTGCTCTTTGGGATTGCCCTAGGCCAGCTCAGGGATTTGATTGGTTCCAGGATTACTGCAGCAGCTTCCACGCTGCACTGGCTTTCAATGAAGGGCCACCAGGTATGAATCCGGTGGTGCGTCCTGGAGGTATCGGCCTAAAAGACGGTCTGCTTTTTGCTGCTCTTAGTGCAAAGGCTGGAGGGAAAGATGTTGGTATTCCCGAATGTGAAGGAGCTGCAACTGCTAAATCTCCATGGAATGCTCCAGGTAGGCTTTACTCTCTTGGAATTCATTCACAAGTATGTTAATTGATCACCATTCTTGAGCTGATCATACTCAAATCTTGATGACTGTAGAGCTCTTTGATCTCACGGTTCTGGAGAGTGAGACACTAAGGGAGTGGCTATTCTTTGACAAGCCAAGGAGGGCCTTTGAGAGCGGGAACAGAAAGCAAAGATCTTTACCAGACTACAATGGTCGTGGTTGGCACGAGTCACGTAAACAGATCATGGTCGAGTTTGGAGGGCTGAAGAGATCTTACTACATGGATCCACAGCCTCTGCACCATTTCGAATGGCATCTTTACGAATATGAGATCAACAAGTGTGATGCTTGTGCCTTGTACAGGCTCGAGCTCAAGCTTGTTGACGGGAAGAAGACTTCAAAAGGCAAAGTCTCAAACGACTCAGTGGCTGATCTGCAGAAGCAGATGGGAAGACTCACAGCTGAGTTCCCTCCAGAAAACAATACCACTAAcaccaccaacaacaacaaacgcTGCATCAAAGGAAGACCAAAAGTGAGCACAAAAGTCGCCACCGGGAATGTTCAGAACACAGTAGAGCAGGCAAATGACTATGGAGTAGGTGAAGAGTTTAACTATCTGGTCGGAAATCTAAGCGACTATTATATCCCCTGAGACGAATGTGGAAAAACTCAGGTTTAAAAAGCTGTTTGCTTACCATTTAATTAGGCAGCAGCAGAAGAAGCTTCTACATATCGTAGGGCAAAGTAATGGATTTTCATGACtcgtatcttttttttctcttatataaTAGTTCTCTGTCTATCTATGGagattatgtatatataacaagAAGTGGATGCTGAAGACTGTCCTGGAGTTAGGAATAGTAAATGTGACGAAGGAGACTGCTTTTTAAGATTCAGTCTATGGAGGTGAAGACATATTTACTGACATTCcggtttatatattttgatgcaTTTTCGACTCTCTTCTGCGATATAATGCAGATGACAAATTATGTAACCGATGGGGAAATACGGTTTTGAGTATCAGTGTTGTTCTTATAGAATCAGGACCTTGTTCAATGAGATCATTGCTCTTACTTAGTCTATGTTTCAGATTTGGggttttgttaataaaaattcTCTGCAGAGCTTCAAAATCTTAAGCATCGTTTCAAGAATCATGTAATCACGTTCTCACTCTTCTTAAGATATTTGCATATCATAGACGCCAAGTGTTACAAGCaatcaatcaaatcatattCTACATATATTGTACTAAAATTCATCTAAAGAGAGACAGGAACTTCGCTATGCTTATTGTGGCAATAATGGTCTGACCAATGCAAAAGGACGATCTGAATTCACAGACATTAATAATTCCAACACAACTACTTTTTTGGGAGGGTGACTCTTAAGACCAGGCTCAATCAGCCCTGCAAAGCAAAGAATGACACAACACATAATCAGATAAACTTAAAAGGATACGAATAGCATTGAATTTAAGGAATTGAAAGAAGAACCATGGTGTGTTACCAGGCTTGAGTTTTTTTCCTCCATAAAGTTCTCTAGCTAAAGGATTAGCAGCCCAGTGATTCACAGCCACCCGGCTTGTCGGTTGGAACCCTATGATTTTACCTTCGGATGATAAAACTACCTGCTTCCATTAAAGAACCAGACGAAGATGAAGTAGTAGTCCACTTAAAAGAATTCAATTCATCATAATTCACTGGAATTACCTGGTAAGTAGCGATATCTTGCGCAGATGCCTTTGCGTCTTCATTGAGTATTTCCAGAAGAGACGAGCTTGTAACAATGTGATCTTCAACAGACTTAGCTCTGCTGGTTTCTTTCAAGTAGTCAGGTACTTCCCCTATCCAGGCACCTATGCTGCTTTCTAGTGTGATCTCCCCTACCCAGCTGTAGGCATCCTTGAGCTTGTTGACGAGTAATCCGCAGAATGAATCCAACTGCTCATTTGAGGTTTCAGAATTTAGTTTCCGAGAAAAACAGGAAAAAGCaccacaaaaaataataaaaggtTGATCTCATTCTCTCATTCTCAGTATAGAGAGTCCATACTCATGCAAAAATTATTAACCAAATAACATTAgacatgaaatatatataggtCTTGGATTGTCTTTACTTTTTGGATGGGTTAACTTATTCATGGCAAGGGATTTACAAAAAAAGGCTGCACCAGTACTTAATCTTATGTGATCATCAAATGAACTAGAGCTGTCCTGAAAAGCTATTAATGTCTACGTGCAATTGTTGTCGTACACATCTATATGAATACAACGTGTTTTGGTAATCCATACCTCAGAGGAATCTGAAGATTGATGAGATAACAATTCACTCTCTGACCATAAAATCTCTTGGCGTTTTCCGGGATACTTCCTCTCGCTTTTCTGAGGAAGACAGAATTGGGCTGCAGCACTCAcagcaagaagaaaaattccACTGGCCATGGTGACAGATATGAATTTCAACAAAGACAATCCTTTCTGTCAATAGAGAATGAGCAAACCAAAGAAGTGAACATAAGTTTGACAGGTAAAAAGCTACCAAAGAAGCCAATCTTATTAACTCATAACATGTCTCCAAAATAATGGTAAAAACTCTAATAGTAAACATTAATATATTCTGCAGactacaaatatatttaacatatttCATCAGGCAGCTGTAATGAAGCACACAATTAGACAGAGCAAGTGATTATCATGGAGAATACGGATTATATACAGACAGTAATATAGCAAGGACTGGCAATTGGTTCTGATTACATACACAATAACAGACACCAAAGTATAATATCAGAAAGATTGGCTAAATTTTAGCAGTCCAGTAGTCATTACCTTTTCATTGGGTAAGTTTGCATAATTTCCAGGAACATCACATGGTAGCTGTTTCCTGGGAAGTGAATATGTGTCTTCAAAGTAAATATCCAATGCTTCAGCTAATCCAACCTAAGAGTTTTATACAAGTCTCAGGAATGTAGAGGCCTCAAGAAATAACATGCACAAAAACAGACACCTTAGTCACCACAGAGCACACAAAATGCAGCAGTACAGGAAATTTTATTCCCATGATTGATAATATTCTTTCATCTTGCTAGGTTCATTCCCACACAACATATCAGCATCTCGTTAAGTGTATAGGTAAATGGGAATGACAACTCTTATGACGGATTCAACATTGTCTAAAGACGGTCTATCCATAAACTTTGAACAACATTCGACGTCTTTATCTATACTAAACAGAACAATATAACATAGCTCCATGTTATCATATAGCAGCAACAACCTAGACTGCTAGCCAGACAAATATATAGAGCGAGAGCAACATTGCAATTTCTAGTCTTACACACAGCAAAAGCATAGACGGGTAGGTTacataaataaagagaaaacgTCATACCATTTGGGAGTGAGTTAGAAGAACTTCCCACTTATTCTCACTGGACTTTCTCCAGCCCTCAAGCTTTAAGTCTGCAAGTATTGTACTATCCATTTCCAGTCGATATGCGGGTAAATATTCACTTGCCCAACTACTAAATCCAGGGCCACCAATTTTTTCCAACTTGGAATTGGCAGATAAGTCCCACCACCGGCTTCTTTGCTTTGTGTCTGCAAGTTTGAAATTTTCCTTCCTTGACTGGTAATACTCAAGCAAAAGTTTGGTATTCTGCTCATCATCAAATAACTTATGCAGGACAACCGAGCAGTCTCTTGAAGCAATCCTCCTGCGTTTAGATAACCACTTCATAAACGGAAACTTAGCTTTTCCCAGATAATCATCGAGGAAATGCTTCTCGGTGCTTTGAAGAGCGGAGATGCATATAACTTCTGCAATAACAGATATAACCCGTTCATCTGATGAGCTAAGAGTGAAGGATGTAGAAACCTGCTGATAccaaatgaataagaaaactGAACCTATCAGTATCAATTCCCACTTGCAAGGCCAGTATCACTAGAAACATTCACATCAAAGCGAAGTTAACCTCTCGAGGGTTTTCGAAATCTCCCATTTCTCTTTCAGCTCCAGGTGCAAATAACACTAGCTGGAAGTTCCACAGCTGCCGCAAAACAACTTGCCTAAAAGTCATCGCAAGTATGTTCTTTGACAAGTCTCCACTAGAAAGATCCTCAGAGAGAGACCGCCGCAATCTTTTAGCTCGCTCTTTAACTTTCTTAGTAGGCAAGAACTGTTCAAAAAAATGTTACCTTCAAATGTCAAAACTCAATTGCTGAAATGTAGAATCAAAATTAGAACACGGATTACATAAACTGACCAATCTGGTTGACACAGTAGCCTTAGGATCAGATCCTCCGGGGAAAACAGTCTCGACCACCATAACAGGAACATTCTCACGAAGATGGTCATCGGCGGCTTCACCACCGTCAGCAGCAGCAGCGGTTAAAGCCTGATCAAAAGCAACAGTACCAACGAGACTGAGCCGAGCTGAATTATTCTCGTACGTCCGCACACATGGAAGTGCCTTCCCATCAGATTCGGCCACGAAACGGAGAATGTCCTCCTCTGTTGAAGAATTCTTAGAAAAACAGCGAACGAAAGACACAGAGCTTCTCTGTTGTGGAAGTAATGGAATCGATTTGAAATTTCGAGAAGGGAagagaagtgaagaagaagaagaagcagtagAAATGGAAGCCATTGACGAACAGATAAAAATCACAGAGAGTACTAAAACCCTAAGGTGGGGTTAGAGGTAGACGAAACAATGAAACGGAATCGTTTTAGTACGAGAAACTGCCACGTGGCATTATCTTGCACGTGTCAGTGGCTTTAGAGTTAAATAcacattttctgaaaatgatTTTCAACATCTGAAGAAAAGAATCTAGACGACGACAATGGCGGAGAAGAGCCAAATCCctgataacaacaacaatacttCTTCGTCGGCGAAAAAACCGACGCCGGAGATCGGATCGGGTTCGGGTAAAAGGTATTATAACCCGCCTGAGTCGGTGAATCCGGATCAGGCGACGTTAAGGGAGCAATGGAAATTCGCGATTCGGCAATACAGTAAATGGTACTCACACGCTTGGGGAACTGCGATTCTAGCTGGAGGTTTTTTCTTCGGACTCGGTTGGATCATCAAGGGCTCTAatcctcttccttctcttcaaTCGAGTTCTAAGCCTCGCgatgaagaaaaatgattcCGTATCTGCGTTTTTTCTCTGGTGAGATTCGTTTTTTTCAAACTGAGTAACTCAATTGTTATGGTTTgatatttgttcttgattatgAGAGTTTAGGATTAGGGAATTGGAACGAAGTTCGTCTTTGTTCTAGTGTAACtgatattaagaaaattgtTGAATTTGCTCTAGTATGCCATTGACATTTTAGGATTGTTATAACTTTATGTAGATCCTTGGTTCTTATTGAACTACTCTTTGCTTGATCCTAAGATATCGAAATCTGTATggactctgttttgtttacttataGATGATTAAGATCAGAATCTAGTTTTCTTTGAGCTGAATATTATCCAACTTTATGCAGAAAAAAAAGCGAAGACGGTTCATGGTTAGGTTCATTTTGCTACTCACATATATAGAATCCATACAAAGTGATATTATAAATGAGTTCCATAGTCCTCTGTTTTCGCAATTGGTTTCAGTACATTAGCATGAAATATCAGAATATGGAAGGTCCATTTCTCAAGTACCAAGTATGTTTGGATAATTCCTAAGTTTGTGTTGCACTCAAAATCtgcaattcttcttcttctgcttccaTGTTGGCTTTAGCTTTTTCATTACTAGACAAAACTCACAGttgaaagaaacattttgaagTACAATTTTTAAGATTTCACGCTCATATGATATAAACTGATTAGGCTGTTTTAACCTCTATTTGCAGATGGGGAAAAAGGAGCGCGTCAACAATGGAACATCTTCATGAACATTCAGAAGTACATCGATCGGTAGAAGCAGAGAGAGCACGAAGCAAGCGATTGTAAAGAGTGGAACcgaaactaaaaaaacttttgagtGTGAACTTTGTTTGTCTGATAATTCCAAGAATGTATACAAATTTGCaggaaaatattgaaaaatgttAGTGTTTAGTAATAAAAGTACAAGAAAAAAGTGAGAAGTGTGTCTATGCAGAGCAGCAACCAGGTTTTTTAACGGCTGAGATATCATCTCGGCCTCCAACATTAATCATCTGTCCTTTAGGCAAAGCAGTGGTTGGATCATCTCCAGCTTCAAGAGCCTTCTTGCTAACAACTCTGTAAATCTGAGTGAGAACTTCAGTGAAAGCATTATCAACATTCACAGCTTCAAGTGCAGAAGTCTCCATGAAAAAGGTATTCTCCCTCTCTGCAAAAGCTTTAGCTTCTTCGGTTGAGATGGCTCGAAGGTGACGAAGATCAGCTTTGTTGCCAACGAGCATGATCACAATGTTTGCGTCCGTGTGGTCCCTAAGCTCCTTTAGCCATCTCTCAACATTCTCGAATGTCACGTGGCGCGTCACGTCATAAACAAGCAATGCACCAACAGCTCCTCGGTAATAAGCGCTCGTGATGGCTCGGTacctaattttttaaaattttatttggtcaTCATGCAAACGTTAAATAACTTTTGAGAGTAATTTTAGAGTGTAAGTACCTTTCTTGGCCGGCGGTATCCCATATTTGAGCCTTGACGATCTTATCATCGCATTGGATGCTTCGTGTGGCGAATTCGACACCGATGGTTGCACGTGAGTCGTGGCTGAAATCATTTCTGGTGAAACGAGATAACAAATTAGATTTCCCGACGCCGGAATCTCCGGTTAAGACCACCTTGAAGAGGTAATCATAATCGTCTTCTGCTCTATATGCTCCCATCTTATTTCCGAAATAAACCTTTTTGCCTTTATGAGACGattataaactaataatgaaaaagtatTTGGCTGTTCCAAGAACTTGGGATGACAATGAGAAATCCCAAATgcgttttatttttattttttttggttctaaaaagtttagttttattttctcttgtttttaacGTTTTCTAAATTGGAGAAGACACcaatttgagttttgaataTTGAGAAGACAGCgagagaaaacagaaattcaaggaATCTCCTCTACTTTTGAATTTGGCTAAACATAAacatttctaattttctacCGCTTCAAAACGAAGAGAGCTTTTGACAATGGCTAAATTCAGAAATAGTTGTCATGTCatcatttcaagaaaatcttttatatatatccaatTATGCAACAAATTTACCAAGACAAGACTCatcatgtcttcttcttgcaATGCCAACTATTTCTTCGTATTCTTCCTATCTATATATTATGCAACAAAGAAGATCATCTTTACTCATGCACATAATCAAACACTGGGAAGTCACAGTTAAGTGGGCCTTCCTCTGAGTGTAGAAGCTCAAAACAAACATCACAGAAATAGCTACTGTTCTCGCTTGCCCACTTGTCATCCACTGCAACCTTTGAAGCTCTCTTTATCTTACAAACACCGCATTTCTGAATCCTACGTTTCGGCCAGAACATGATCGGGTAAGCTGCTCTGTTCTGAACGTCCTCTGGATGACTCATCCTCATGTCTCGAATCACAATCGTGTGCTTGCAATCTCCCTGTTCCACGGTTTTTAATCAGTGAATATCTCGAGTCTGTGCCAAATGTTTTCACAAGATGAGAAATTAaagaaccaaaagagaaagagagaagatttTACCTGATGACAATAGACATAACTAGCTCCGACTCTGAATCTTATATCACAGAAGTGTGTACTCTGCATGTCTGCAGTTCTGTAACGAGGTAAATCCACAGATTTCGCTTCACCTAGAACCAGTTTCTGCTTTTTCTGTAATTCGCCGGTTAAAACACATTCCCATTTTTTAAGAGCTTCATCTTTCGAGTTCCAAAGCCAATCTAAAATAGGATAGCTGTAATCTTTAGCCGAGGGATTCCTTAAATCATTGTGAAAGACATCCTAGACGAGCAAAAAGCATCTGATTAAACCAGCGACGCAGAAGTTAAACTTACTTAAACATCAAAAGATACAGAAACGAGATGAATTCTTACTTCTATGAGGAAGTATCCAGAGGGATCATACTTTCCAGCCTTTTGCATCACCTGGTCTGTAGCACAGTGAATATTGTCCTTCAACTCAGTCAACATTTGACGTCCTAGAACCAAAAATTCTTGGGTCTGAACAAAAATTTACACAAGTATTGTTAGTATGTACGAGAATTC
This sequence is a window from Arabidopsis thaliana chromosome 1 sequence. Protein-coding genes within it:
- the SRD2 gene encoding snRNA activating complex family protein (SHOOT REDIFFERENTIATION DEFECTIVE 2 (SRD2); FUNCTIONS IN: DNA binding; INVOLVED IN: snRNA transcription, organ morphogenesis; LOCATED IN: nucleus; EXPRESSED IN: 22 plant structures; EXPRESSED DURING: 13 growth stages; CONTAINS InterPro DOMAIN/s: snRNA-activating protein complex, subunit 3, C-terminal (InterPro:IPR022042); Has 30201 Blast hits to 17322 proteins in 780 species: Archae - 12; Bacteria - 1396; Metazoa - 17338; Fungi - 3422; Plants - 5037; Viruses - 0; Other Eukaryotes - 2996 (source: NCBI BLink).); translated protein: MAMKEAFPEDYLSQEELEPSLNVSHHRASSQYISKVFENPLAGRAKRKRTVKNTEVKKRTLKNTEVMKMTEKKTEEAYLVKVEQLAKLKQKQEEDKAAVTLHCFSKTSETGKDVVAPPEGFEQMQSLRFIDNNYTKLKPSDIQGQVDPLFPEVILCVEIYNSRKVKTQEFLVLGRQMLTELKDNIHCATDQVMQKAGKYDPSGYFLIEDVFHNDLRNPSAKDYSYPILDWLWNSKDEALKKWECVLTGELQKKQKLVLGEAKSVDLPRYRTADMQSTHFCDIRFRVGASYVYCHQGDCKHTIVIRDMRMSHPEDVQNRAAYPIMFWPKRRIQKCGVCKIKRASKVAVDDKWASENSSYFCDVCFELLHSEEGPLNCDFPVFDYVHE
- the SRD2 gene encoding snRNA activating complex family protein (SHOOT REDIFFERENTIATION DEFECTIVE 2 (SRD2); CONTAINS InterPro DOMAIN/s: snRNA-activating protein complex, subunit 3, C-terminal (InterPro:IPR022042); Has 243 Blast hits to 241 proteins in 113 species: Archae - 0; Bacteria - 0; Metazoa - 135; Fungi - 2; Plants - 44; Viruses - 0; Other Eukaryotes - 62 (source: NCBI BLink).); amino-acid sequence: MAMKEAFPEDYLSQEELEPSLNVSHHENPLAGRAKRKRTVKNTEVKKRTLKNTEVMKMTEKKTEEAYLVKVEQLAKLKQKQEEDKAAVTLHCFSKTSETGKDVVAPPEGFEQMQSLRFIDNNYTKLKPSDIQGQVDPLFPEVILCVEIYNSRKVKTQEFLVLGRQMLTELKDNIHCATDQVMQKAGKYDPSGYFLIEDVFHNDLRNPSAKDYSYPILDWLWNSKDEALKKWECVLTGELQKKQKLVLGEAKSVDLPRYRTADMQSTHFCDIRFRVGASYVYCHQGDCKHTIVIRDMRMSHPEDVQNRAAYPIMFWPKRRIQKCGVCKIKRASKVAVDDKWASENSSYFCDVCFELLHSEEGPLNCDFPVFDYVHE